One genomic window of Archaeoglobus neptunius includes the following:
- a CDS encoding RNase P subunit p30 family protein — MYDFLRFIPRNLMNLGFRGYVFMLEDPNSCGVVVKANTPDELRKKLKKIKGEKIVGVTGSESVCKEAVMRRKVDMILDHDDRQLDYATIKLAAEKDVLIELGIAKFIRNRGYRRMQLFERLREEVTVINKFDVPFVVTTAAENEYEMRTRKQVETFFSFFGCNIVKARHNAARLLRKYYDNHFIMDGFEIEDSTESQNWE; from the coding sequence ATGTACGACTTCCTGAGGTTCATTCCACGTAACCTCATGAATCTCGGTTTCAGGGGCTATGTTTTCATGTTAGAAGACCCAAATTCCTGCGGAGTGGTTGTGAAGGCTAACACACCAGACGAGCTCAGGAAGAAGCTTAAAAAAATAAAAGGAGAGAAAATCGTCGGGGTTACCGGCAGTGAATCCGTATGCAAGGAGGCTGTGATGAGGAGGAAGGTTGACATGATACTTGACCACGACGACAGGCAGCTGGACTACGCAACCATTAAGCTGGCTGCAGAAAAAGACGTTCTGATTGAGCTCGGTATTGCCAAATTTATCCGAAACAGGGGTTACCGGAGAATGCAACTGTTTGAGAGGCTGAGAGAGGAGGTCACGGTGATAAACAAGTTTGACGTGCCGTTTGTGGTTACAACAGCGGCCGAAAACGAGTACGAAATGAGGACGAGAAAGCAGGTCGAGACATTCTTCTCGTTTTTTGGATGCAACATTGTAAAGGCCAGACACAATGCAGCAAGACTTTTGAGAAAGTATTATGATAATCACTTCATAATGGACGGATTCGAAATTGAAGACTCTACAGAGTCTCAGAATTGGGAATAA
- a CDS encoding RNA-binding domain-containing protein, giving the protein MKGRIEWIKISAVVHSTEDRNKVGEAIATLFPFEFEIAVSKAKGHYGNPIEYLEVELSRNREIKIFWNHFLDLLGEQVKEVIETVEDRVDEQNVLHIRIDKQKAYLGEVVLSQRGDPIAVKVKLVTFPAKRENVIQLAKELCTTS; this is encoded by the coding sequence ATGAAGGGCAGAATAGAGTGGATAAAAATATCCGCGGTTGTCCACTCTACAGAAGATCGCAATAAGGTTGGTGAAGCAATAGCAACTCTTTTTCCTTTTGAATTTGAAATTGCGGTGAGCAAGGCCAAAGGACACTACGGAAACCCGATAGAATACCTCGAGGTTGAGCTGAGCAGGAACAGGGAGATAAAGATCTTCTGGAATCATTTTCTTGATCTGCTGGGGGAACAGGTCAAGGAAGTCATCGAGACCGTTGAAGACAGGGTTGACGAGCAGAACGTTTTGCACATCCGCATTGATAAGCAGAAAGCCTATCTCGGAGAGGTTGTGCTGAGTCAGAGAGGAGACCCCATTGCGGTCAAGGTAAAGCTCGTTACATTTCCTGCAAAGAGAGAGAACGTCATTCAGCTTGCAAAGGAATTATGTACGACTTCCTGA
- a CDS encoding 50S ribosomal protein L15e translates to MKSMYAYIREAWKRPYEGYVGELMWQRLQKWRREPAVVRIERPTRLDRARSLGYKAKKGIIVVRVRVRRGGRRATRPNKGRKSKGLMVNKRTPKKNLQWIAEERANRKYPNMEVLNSYWVGEDGRYKWFEVILVDRDHPAIRSDRQLSWISRHRGRVYRGLTSAGRKARGLRRKGRGAEKVRPSLRSNFRNKNR, encoded by the coding sequence ATGAAATCAATGTATGCGTACATCAGGGAAGCCTGGAAGAGGCCGTATGAGGGATACGTTGGGGAGCTCATGTGGCAGAGACTGCAAAAATGGAGGAGAGAACCGGCTGTGGTTAGAATAGAGAGGCCAACCAGGTTGGACAGGGCAAGGTCTCTGGGCTACAAGGCGAAGAAAGGTATCATAGTGGTCAGAGTTAGAGTGAGAAGGGGTGGAAGAAGGGCAACGAGACCCAACAAGGGCAGGAAGAGCAAGGGACTGATGGTTAACAAGAGGACACCTAAAAAGAACCTTCAGTGGATTGCGGAAGAGAGGGCAAACAGAAAGTATCCAAACATGGAGGTTCTGAATTCCTACTGGGTCGGAGAAGACGGGAGATACAAGTGGTTCGAGGTGATACTTGTGGACAGGGATCATCCCGCAATCAGATCCGACAGGCAGCTATCATGGATAAGCAGGCACAGAGGGAGAGTTTACAGAGGCCTGACCTCCGCAGGAAGAAAGGCCAGAGGTCTAAGAAGAAAGGGCAGGGGAGCAGAGAAGGTCAGACCGAGCCTCAGGTCCAATTTCAGGAACAAAAACAGATGA
- a CDS encoding 30S ribosomal protein S3ae gives MARKRRAARVKDKWTMKKWFTLIAPEYFGMAELGETPADDANKVIGRTVETTLAELTNDYSNQNTYKKLIFKVYRVAGENAYTKFWRFELTREYLNSLTRRRTSKIEDIVDVTTADGYRLRVKTVVFTIRRCKTSQKRAIRAIMRNIVLEKSSSLNFVQFLQECVLGKVPAEIYKNAKHIYPIRRVEIRKIELLEEPKGIETQPAVVEAVA, from the coding sequence ATGGCGAGAAAGAGAAGAGCTGCAAGAGTTAAGGATAAGTGGACGATGAAAAAGTGGTTCACGCTAATCGCTCCTGAGTACTTCGGAATGGCCGAGCTGGGCGAAACTCCAGCGGATGATGCCAATAAGGTCATTGGCAGGACAGTAGAAACGACGCTTGCCGAGCTGACAAACGATTACTCAAACCAGAACACCTACAAGAAGCTAATTTTCAAAGTGTACAGAGTTGCTGGAGAAAACGCCTATACCAAATTCTGGAGGTTCGAACTCACAAGGGAGTATCTGAACAGTCTGACCAGAAGAAGAACGAGCAAAATAGAGGACATTGTTGATGTTACGACAGCAGACGGCTACAGGCTAAGGGTTAAGACAGTGGTTTTCACAATTAGAAGATGCAAGACAAGTCAGAAGAGGGCAATCAGGGCCATAATGAGAAACATTGTTCTGGAAAAGAGCAGTTCGCTTAACTTCGTCCAGTTTCTGCAGGAGTGCGTACTGGGCAAAGTTCCGGCAGAGATCTACAAAAATGCCAAACACATCTACCCGATCAGAAGGGTTGAGATAAGAAAAATAGAGCTTCTTGAAGAGCCTAAAGGTATTGAAACCCAGCCTGCTGTTGTCGAGGCAGTAGCTTAG
- a CDS encoding TIGR00454 family protein — protein MNALLMCGGKGTRLGSGEKPLFEVCGKKLVDHAIYEFDNFEIVAVTSPNTPQTEKYLDDFGIDYYRASGKGFIEDYREACTELSICEPVVVACTDLIYLKRGIPEKIVEAYLKSPKRALAVYVDSSPAGINIIDAFFIDEEQEEEIYILGRNSIVNINTVEDVKRAEELWTTMKGGRGSQKG, from the coding sequence ATGAACGCTTTACTGATGTGTGGCGGAAAAGGGACGAGGCTTGGGAGTGGAGAGAAGCCACTTTTCGAAGTATGCGGTAAAAAGCTGGTTGATCATGCAATTTACGAGTTTGACAATTTTGAGATCGTAGCTGTAACCTCTCCGAATACCCCTCAGACTGAGAAATATCTGGATGATTTTGGAATAGATTATTACAGAGCATCGGGAAAAGGCTTCATTGAAGACTACAGAGAGGCCTGCACAGAACTGTCAATTTGTGAGCCAGTTGTAGTTGCCTGCACGGATCTGATTTACTTAAAACGTGGAATTCCGGAAAAAATTGTTGAGGCTTATCTTAAATCGCCTAAAAGGGCTCTGGCTGTATATGTGGACTCCAGTCCGGCTGGGATAAACATAATTGATGCTTTTTTTATTGACGAGGAACAGGAAGAAGAGATATATATTCTCGGGAGAAACAGTATAGTTAATATAAACACAGTTGAAGACGTGAAGAGGGCTGAGGAGTTATGGACTACGATGAAAGGAGGGAGAGGCTCGCAGAAAGGCTGA
- a CDS encoding protein-L-isoaspartate O-methyltransferase: MDYDERRERLAERLRYELNLSQRVYNAMKNVPRHIFVPERYKIEAYSDTPLPIGFGQTISAPHMVAIMCELLDLREGDKVLEVGTGCGYHAAVVAELVGKSGRVISVEYIPELAEMAKANLSALGYDNVYVVVGDGSKGYPPEAPYDKIYVTASAPDVPQPLVEQLKPGGRMVIPVGEHAQWLIILEKDKKGNIRKKNWGSVRFVPLRGEYGFKSVRY; encoded by the coding sequence ATGGACTACGATGAAAGGAGGGAGAGGCTCGCAGAAAGGCTGAGGTATGAGCTCAACCTCAGTCAGAGAGTTTACAATGCGATGAAAAATGTGCCGAGACACATCTTCGTTCCCGAAAGGTATAAGATCGAGGCGTACTCCGATACACCTCTGCCCATTGGGTTCGGTCAGACGATCAGTGCCCCGCACATGGTTGCAATAATGTGCGAACTTCTTGATCTGAGGGAGGGGGACAAGGTGCTCGAGGTTGGGACTGGCTGTGGTTATCATGCTGCCGTTGTGGCCGAACTTGTTGGTAAGAGTGGCAGGGTTATATCGGTGGAGTACATTCCGGAGCTTGCAGAAATGGCGAAAGCCAATCTGTCTGCACTTGGTTATGACAACGTTTATGTCGTTGTCGGAGACGGCAGCAAAGGTTACCCTCCGGAAGCCCCATACGATAAAATCTACGTCACAGCATCTGCCCCGGATGTTCCGCAACCCCTGGTAGAGCAACTAAAGCCGGGTGGAAGGATGGTCATACCGGTTGGTGAACACGCTCAATGGCTTATAATTCTCGAAAAGGATAAAAAAGGAAACATAAGGAAGAAGAACTGGGGATCCGTTAGATTCGTGCCACTTCGAGGAGAGTATGGATTCAAGAGTGTGAGATACTGA
- the cobS gene encoding adenosylcobinamide-GDP ribazoletransferase translates to MLGDALSFLTTIPVRGDVEVLRRNLWMFPYAAIVIGLVTAIPAIVYRYAGLDIRFLAVAFYVAIEGINHIDGLADFGDALFAPESRKMGALKDLNTGTGGVVTLAIYFILLFHILARAEFVEIVFSQVVAKYSMILIMFASKPSWEGMASYMMEFTSLRDVAAGAIPLIALSYFTGIKSVYALFFAFVAVFLLKRYSEAKFGGINGDVIGAANCITFVLSLITLEF, encoded by the coding sequence ATGCTGGGAGACGCCTTATCCTTCCTGACAACGATTCCGGTTAGGGGCGATGTTGAGGTTCTTCGGAGAAACCTGTGGATGTTCCCATATGCAGCGATAGTAATCGGACTTGTAACCGCAATTCCCGCAATTGTCTATCGGTATGCTGGATTAGACATTCGATTTCTTGCTGTGGCATTTTATGTTGCGATTGAAGGGATCAACCACATAGATGGCCTGGCAGATTTTGGGGACGCCCTCTTCGCTCCTGAAAGCAGAAAAATGGGAGCCTTAAAAGATCTCAACACCGGTACGGGAGGGGTGGTGACGCTCGCCATTTACTTCATTTTGTTGTTCCACATTCTGGCAAGGGCCGAATTCGTGGAAATCGTTTTTTCACAGGTTGTTGCGAAGTACTCAATGATTCTGATAATGTTTGCCTCAAAACCAAGCTGGGAGGGGATGGCATCTTACATGATGGAGTTCACCAGTTTGAGAGATGTTGCTGCCGGAGCCATACCACTTATAGCTCTCTCGTACTTCACCGGCATTAAGTCGGTTTACGCTTTATTTTTTGCGTTTGTAGCTGTTTTTCTGCTGAAGAGATATTCCGAGGCTAAATTTGGTGGAATTAACGGCGATGTCATAGGTGCAGCAAACTGCATTACATTTGTCCTATCTCTCATCACCCTTGAGTTTTGA
- a CDS encoding RsmB/NOP family class I SAM-dependent RNA methyltransferase, whose translation MIPTQEIAADVLTLVEERRISIKTAVARVAGRYDYKIRGSVHAYSIETLRRLNAIDHFLRRTVPKFDLLNPFIKNLLRIAVYEMKYKDVHPALATDSAVRIVKKRNPKLVGLVNGVLRNVEKLEIDAENDIERISLNFFHPEWFVKYTIELLGKDEALELIRANLRQPPAYIRVNELKGSIEGVLRYLENRGVRLSPTFMDEVFRVESYSVHPASFDWHAEGKYVIQDLASCFVSHALNPEPGDVVVDLAAAPGMKTSHIAMLMENRGRIIAVDNSEERIKRMKSKIKQLGVKNVEIKLGDGCRFSFMADKALVDAPCSSTGSYASQPNVKWSFDWRKFEGTVAVQRKMLKNALNGADEVVYSTCSIMFEENEGNLNAVGARVVKLDSPFSRGIKEFRGEVFRDWNRVVRSFPHLHNSSGFFISKLKGDER comes from the coding sequence GTGATCCCAACTCAGGAGATTGCTGCCGACGTGCTGACCCTTGTTGAGGAACGCAGAATATCGATTAAAACAGCCGTTGCAAGGGTTGCCGGGAGATATGATTACAAAATTAGAGGAAGCGTCCACGCCTACAGTATTGAAACGCTGAGAAGGTTGAATGCTATAGATCACTTCCTCCGCAGAACGGTACCAAAATTTGACCTTCTCAATCCCTTCATCAAAAACCTTCTGAGGATAGCCGTTTATGAAATGAAGTACAAAGACGTTCATCCTGCACTGGCCACCGATTCGGCGGTTAGGATTGTGAAAAAACGGAATCCAAAACTGGTGGGGCTCGTGAATGGAGTTTTGAGGAATGTCGAGAAGCTGGAAATTGACGCCGAAAACGATATTGAAAGAATTTCTCTTAACTTCTTCCATCCAGAGTGGTTCGTGAAATACACCATAGAGCTTCTTGGAAAAGATGAAGCGTTGGAGTTAATCCGGGCCAATTTACGGCAACCGCCGGCATATATCAGGGTTAACGAGCTGAAGGGATCGATTGAAGGTGTGCTGAGATATCTTGAAAATCGTGGCGTAAGGCTTTCTCCCACATTTATGGATGAGGTATTCAGAGTTGAAAGCTATTCTGTCCATCCGGCATCGTTTGACTGGCATGCTGAGGGAAAATACGTGATTCAGGATCTGGCTTCTTGCTTCGTATCCCATGCTTTAAACCCCGAACCGGGGGATGTTGTGGTCGATCTTGCAGCCGCTCCGGGGATGAAGACAAGCCACATTGCAATGCTGATGGAAAACAGAGGGAGGATTATTGCCGTTGACAATTCTGAAGAACGGATAAAAAGGATGAAAAGTAAGATTAAACAGCTCGGTGTAAAAAATGTAGAAATAAAGCTTGGTGATGGATGCAGATTTAGTTTCATGGCTGATAAGGCTCTCGTGGATGCACCATGCTCCTCGACAGGAAGCTACGCATCACAGCCCAATGTTAAATGGAGTTTCGACTGGAGGAAGTTTGAGGGGACTGTTGCTGTTCAGAGGAAAATGCTGAAAAATGCTCTGAACGGTGCTGACGAGGTGGTTTACTCAACCTGCTCGATTATGTTTGAGGAAAACGAGGGAAACCTGAATGCTGTTGGGGCCAGGGTTGTCAAACTGGATTCACCCTTTTCCAGAGGTATAAAGGAATTTAGAGGCGAGGTTTTTAGGGACTGGAACAGAGTTGTGAGGTCGTTTCCGCACCTTCACAACAGTTCAGGATTCTTCATTTCAAAACTCAAGGGTGATGAGAGATAG
- a CDS encoding DUF424 domain-containing protein, with translation MFRMKVYRIRGEMLVAVCDADIVGKVFREGDLKLEVKESFYGTEEFDEEEVKRALRNATIANITGSRAVDLAIKIGIIDKNRVLKIAGCPHAQMVVM, from the coding sequence ATGTTCAGAATGAAAGTTTACAGGATAAGGGGAGAAATGCTCGTGGCGGTTTGTGATGCTGACATAGTTGGTAAAGTCTTCAGAGAGGGAGATCTGAAACTGGAGGTCAAGGAGAGCTTTTACGGAACTGAAGAATTTGACGAAGAGGAAGTTAAAAGGGCTCTGAGAAATGCAACCATCGCCAACATAACGGGGAGCAGGGCTGTGGATCTGGCAATTAAAATTGGAATTATAGACAAAAATCGGGTTTTAAAAATAGCAGGATGCCCCCACGCCCAGATGGTAGTAATGTGA
- a CDS encoding translation initiation factor IF-2 subunit beta codes for MRSYEELLERALEKLADKDVVRRERFEIPRVSIVREGARTTLKNFSQIAKALNRSEEHLYKYMVKSLGTAGFVDNGRLVLNGKFTESEIQKEIDDYVRLYVLCKECGAPDTEFVKEERVLMIRCLACGAKHPVRNI; via the coding sequence ATGAGAAGCTATGAGGAACTCCTTGAAAGAGCATTGGAAAAACTGGCGGATAAGGATGTTGTAAGGAGAGAGAGGTTCGAGATACCGAGAGTCAGCATTGTTCGCGAGGGGGCGAGAACAACACTCAAGAACTTTTCGCAGATCGCAAAAGCCCTGAACAGAAGTGAAGAGCACCTTTACAAATACATGGTGAAGTCTCTTGGTACCGCCGGTTTTGTTGATAATGGTAGACTTGTTCTGAACGGAAAGTTTACGGAAAGCGAAATACAGAAGGAAATTGACGATTACGTAAGACTTTACGTTCTCTGCAAAGAATGCGGTGCCCCTGATACCGAGTTCGTCAAAGAAGAGAGGGTTCTGATGATTCGCTGCCTTGCTTGCGGAGCCAAACATCCCGTCAGGAATATCTGA
- a CDS encoding tetratricopeptide repeat protein, translating into MGIEREVERLIREGKIFDAFEYVKENAPEDLRDTIEKSFRDAEAIKQLDGFWKKIMLILHFAYASQDALERNDKQSLVSCVVSSVNAIKLSVELGMKSITPMLMRNAARALIMMDMKENAERMYLEAEKMCEELGDEELLAAVENDLATLYYDMGKYNEGKVKVEEALEIRRKLEDKEALAETLSTASEIYVKLGNFDEAEKCYSEAEGIYRGLAEAKESFKLNLAILLSNFAMFRKKLGRYHDSEKMLLEALGIFKELEKIDPDFSQFVATAYKHLGDLYREMKEYVKAEEYYKLSREKFRDIQSRWESIAS; encoded by the coding sequence ATGGGTATTGAGAGGGAAGTTGAGAGGCTGATCCGGGAAGGCAAAATTTTTGACGCTTTTGAATATGTGAAGGAGAACGCTCCGGAAGATTTGAGAGACACAATAGAAAAATCATTCAGAGATGCAGAAGCCATAAAACAGCTTGATGGATTCTGGAAGAAGATCATGCTGATTCTTCACTTTGCATACGCTTCGCAGGACGCTTTGGAGAGGAATGATAAGCAGTCACTTGTCTCTTGCGTCGTTTCGTCAGTTAATGCGATAAAGCTGAGCGTTGAACTCGGAATGAAGAGCATCACTCCGATGCTAATGAGAAATGCGGCGAGGGCACTTATAATGATGGATATGAAGGAGAATGCGGAGCGAATGTATCTCGAGGCGGAAAAAATGTGTGAGGAGCTTGGAGATGAAGAGCTGCTGGCAGCAGTGGAAAATGACCTTGCAACTCTCTATTACGACATGGGCAAGTACAATGAGGGGAAGGTAAAGGTAGAGGAGGCGCTTGAAATAAGAAGAAAGTTAGAGGACAAAGAGGCACTGGCGGAAACGCTCTCAACAGCATCGGAAATATACGTGAAACTGGGAAATTTTGATGAAGCGGAAAAGTGTTATTCTGAAGCGGAGGGCATCTACAGAGGGCTTGCCGAAGCAAAAGAGTCTTTCAAACTCAATCTTGCCATACTGTTGAGCAACTTCGCCATGTTTAGAAAGAAGCTTGGTAGGTATCACGATTCGGAAAAGATGCTTCTTGAAGCACTTGGCATATTCAAAGAACTGGAAAAAATCGATCCGGACTTTTCCCAGTTCGTGGCTACCGCCTACAAGCATCTGGGCGATCTTTACAGGGAAATGAAGGAGTACGTAAAGGCGGAGGAGTACTACAAGCTGTCAAGAGAGAAGTTCAGAGACATACAATCAAGATGGGAGAGTATTGCGAGTTAA
- a CDS encoding TIGR00296 family protein, whose product MVKLLTLEDGEKAVRLAREAIEVYLDERKMLQKRLDGVFAEKRGVFTTLTKHGELRGCIGFPYPIKRLDEAIIESAIAAAVDDPRFDPVRLSEMNEIVVEVTVLTPPEKIDVKPKDLPRHVEIGRHGLIVKMGPFSGLLLPQVAVEYSMDPEEFLSETCMKAGLPPDCWLTGAEVYRFEGQIFKEVEPGGKIEEVDIKSCSV is encoded by the coding sequence ATGGTCAAACTTCTAACGCTGGAGGATGGTGAGAAAGCTGTTAGACTTGCAAGGGAGGCTATTGAGGTTTACTTAGATGAGCGGAAAATGCTACAGAAAAGGCTTGATGGTGTTTTTGCCGAAAAAAGAGGAGTTTTCACAACCCTGACAAAGCACGGTGAGCTGAGAGGCTGCATAGGTTTCCCCTATCCTATAAAGAGGCTGGATGAGGCGATAATCGAATCCGCCATCGCTGCAGCGGTTGACGACCCCAGATTTGATCCTGTAAGGCTGAGCGAGATGAATGAAATTGTTGTGGAGGTCACGGTCTTGACACCACCCGAAAAGATCGATGTCAAGCCCAAAGATCTGCCCAGGCATGTTGAAATTGGCAGGCACGGTTTGATCGTTAAAATGGGACCATTTTCAGGATTGCTCCTCCCTCAGGTTGCTGTTGAGTACAGCATGGATCCCGAGGAGTTTCTGAGCGAAACCTGCATGAAAGCCGGTCTACCACCTGACTGCTGGTTGACAGGAGCAGAAGTTTACCGCTTTGAGGGGCAGATCTTCAAGGAAGTGGAACCGGGAGGAAAAATCGAAGAAGTAGATATAAAAAGTTGCAGCGTTTAA
- a CDS encoding ROK family protein translates to MILGIDIGGTNTDIALMDGENFTLRTIKTSDFHDIHEIIDFSSVEAVGIGIAAWFEEGRIIHSPNLPAIPETDFPKPTVIDNDANCFAYYASRILNCRNLLGITVGTGIGGGIITDGKIYRGRGAAGEIGHTHVGGNRRCKCGGTGHLETYFGGWALSQYGKGAEMMLDTGEIYECEGFRFFCISIANAIMLLHPDAVAVGGRIGGRLDQKVLRERIKEWLPDVIEVEVHTIKDDHAVAKGAAMLARDTILQTHP, encoded by the coding sequence ATGATCCTTGGCATCGACATCGGGGGGACAAACACGGACATAGCTTTAATGGACGGCGAGAACTTCACGCTCAGAACCATTAAAACTTCCGATTTTCATGATATCCACGAAATCATCGACTTCAGCTCTGTCGAGGCTGTGGGAATTGGAATTGCCGCATGGTTTGAGGAAGGTAGAATCATACATTCTCCCAACCTTCCTGCGATCCCGGAAACTGACTTCCCAAAGCCCACCGTAATCGACAACGATGCTAACTGCTTTGCATACTACGCATCAAGAATACTTAACTGCAGGAATCTACTCGGCATAACCGTCGGCACGGGAATTGGAGGTGGAATAATAACCGACGGGAAGATCTACCGCGGTAGAGGGGCTGCGGGGGAGATAGGACACACCCATGTCGGCGGAAACAGAAGATGCAAGTGCGGTGGGACGGGACATCTTGAAACCTACTTCGGGGGGTGGGCCTTAAGCCAGTACGGTAAGGGGGCGGAGATGATGCTGGATACGGGAGAAATCTACGAGTGCGAGGGATTCAGGTTCTTCTGCATTTCCATCGCCAACGCCATAATGCTCCTGCATCCGGATGCTGTCGCTGTGGGTGGAAGAATCGGAGGGAGACTCGACCAGAAGGTTCTCCGGGAACGCATCAAAGAATGGCTGCCGGATGTAATAGAGGTGGAGGTGCACACCATAAAGGACGATCATGCAGTTGCAAAGGGTGCGGCTATGCTTGCCCGCGATACCATACTTCAAACTCATCCATGA
- a CDS encoding nucleotidyltransferase domain-containing protein has translation MRAGKPIRLRDFLRVGDWFFSVIGYRNDPEVKCFLRYVPDESGDRILDGRRYRKLTHDEAIGMGKYVKNGIFYVPHRDIDEVYKPEERLGFAERAAEIRKIVDFFEGIPESKMGVTGSRLIGLEGEDSDVDFVVYGKWWFEAREKLKKGIETGRVQEPDSDTWDFIYRKRKISMPYEVFLAHERRKYHRAFIGSTYFDLLYVRDYGEIDRDVPEDMGVKAGKWVVEAELTDDSLIFDYPGYYPVAHDRIRAVLCFTHTFVGQAFKGERILAAGDIEVINGDYYLVVGTKREVQDEFIVSLDLLEKEGLMDEFEVWYRGQA, from the coding sequence ATGAGGGCAGGTAAACCGATAAGACTGAGGGATTTTCTCAGGGTGGGTGACTGGTTTTTCTCAGTTATCGGGTACAGAAATGACCCTGAGGTAAAATGTTTTCTGAGGTATGTCCCGGATGAGAGCGGGGACAGGATTCTGGACGGGAGAAGGTACAGAAAGCTTACCCACGACGAGGCCATCGGGATGGGCAAGTACGTCAAAAATGGTATTTTCTACGTCCCGCACCGGGACATAGATGAAGTTTACAAACCTGAGGAGAGGTTGGGTTTTGCGGAGAGGGCCGCGGAGATTAGAAAGATAGTTGATTTTTTTGAGGGAATTCCTGAAAGTAAAATGGGAGTCACAGGATCAAGGTTGATTGGACTGGAGGGTGAAGATTCCGATGTTGATTTCGTCGTCTACGGGAAGTGGTGGTTTGAGGCAAGGGAAAAACTGAAAAAGGGTATCGAGACGGGCAGAGTTCAGGAGCCGGACAGCGACACGTGGGACTTCATATACAGGAAAAGGAAAATCTCGATGCCCTACGAGGTTTTCCTTGCCCATGAGCGCAGGAAGTACCACAGGGCGTTTATTGGCAGCACGTACTTCGATCTTCTATATGTCAGGGATTACGGCGAGATAGACAGAGATGTGCCGGAAGATATGGGTGTGAAGGCTGGTAAGTGGGTTGTAGAAGCCGAGCTAACCGATGATTCCCTGATCTTCGACTATCCAGGGTATTATCCGGTCGCACATGACAGGATAAGGGCTGTGCTCTGCTTCACCCACACTTTCGTGGGTCAGGCCTTTAAGGGAGAGAGGATACTCGCCGCTGGCGATATTGAAGTGATAAATGGGGATTACTATCTGGTTGTTGGAACAAAAAGGGAAGTTCAGGACGAGTTCATCGTCTCACTTGATCTGCTCGAAAAAGAAGGTCTCATGGATGAGTTTGAAGTATGGTATCGCGGGCAAGCATAG
- a CDS encoding HVO_0476 family zinc finger protein: MREYIYCDTCKEETLHELVRAERNLYRCTECGSYTTYTPRKEIELRAIISSGPESVRGTVRVRKGDRIEKGEEYIVDTDRGHKIGEITSIELKNGQRVESSDVEKIETLWLRDVGEVELRMSLHKRSVTTPFKMVVDGEAEFEVGETLVVNGRRYRIHRIKLINGGVLRKEGSRARARDIRRVYAKYEGR, from the coding sequence ATGAGGGAATACATTTACTGCGACACATGCAAGGAGGAAACACTCCACGAACTCGTGAGAGCTGAAAGGAACCTTTACAGATGCACGGAGTGCGGAAGCTACACCACATACACTCCAAGAAAAGAAATCGAGCTTAGAGCCATAATCAGTTCTGGCCCCGAATCCGTAAGAGGGACGGTCAGGGTTCGCAAGGGAGACAGGATTGAAAAGGGAGAGGAATACATAGTCGATACTGACAGGGGACACAAAATCGGAGAAATTACCTCAATTGAACTTAAAAACGGTCAGAGGGTGGAAAGCAGCGATGTGGAGAAAATTGAAACGCTGTGGTTGAGAGATGTTGGAGAGGTTGAACTCAGAATGAGTCTGCATAAGAGGAGTGTCACCACACCCTTCAAGATGGTGGTGGATGGTGAGGCGGAGTTTGAAGTCGGGGAGACACTGGTGGTGAATGGTAGAAGATACAGAATACACAGGATAAAGCTGATTAACGGCGGTGTTTTGAGGAAAGAAGGTAGCAGGGCGAGGGCAAGAGATATAAGGAGGGTCTACGCCAAGTATGAGGGCAGGTAA